The following proteins are encoded in a genomic region of Dehalococcoidia bacterium:
- a CDS encoding copper resistance protein CopC yields MTNCSRSPTARQGHLPAGRAAALVLGLLFVLTALLQPARPAQAHAIFESATPAPGARLSAAPAQIRIVFSEPLNAGESGIELLASSGSRVPARSAGADPADNRAYTVMLPPLAPDVYTVAWHTVSLVDGHERRGAYSFTVLEPDGAAPAAQRPAAAPGEPLQLPGAASAATHWLALLGYFLLAGTALFMLIDGASAAATSERRRTIMLGVGLLLLGGAGELFAQWLPHGSLSGAGAVAGSRSGEWWLLRMAVALALLPICAGRPPRRLTRIARWLAAGAVLSIGAGFAATSHGAASADPWWGAAFDFVHLIAAAIWIGGAIVLAPALRRAHRAGEPGRVACLVKRFSLAAGAAVPVVLLSGLASAAVELHDPGDLLRGGYGRALLIKVLLAGAVLALAAANALVLRRAFLARTATGRLFPPGVIAEGSAGLLVLVAAAAMTLYAPSRAVDAAHAAAGRFAADPNPAASFTANLRLGGHPATLSLTPATLGANAARLEVEGGSDGRGATLTLTSPSGQSSTAFLPSTGTEPGGNAIYQGPLNLRGVAGEWHATIALQRGSNSAAVAVSIAPAATDHAIAGPAPSWLLALALLSGAAALLALTRAPLTRAVRGGALGLCGGVLTAAVVVSAVTAMRAPSASPSGAWGRTARVQATIQAGLQSWAIPTAHAGLMIPAVGPDGAVWIGEMDTNKLARLDPTTGAVQEFSFGGVYQGTMGVAVDAGNHVWLAQQSAGVLGLFDPATGAYQAFTPPTARPAPSGIALAPDGAVWLTEMTADQIVRFDPGTRLFREFRLPTADAAPYWLTVAADGRVWFSELSGLRIGVLDPASGRVTEYTTPNAEHPVGIAAGANGLVWFVTTEGSVVRVEPASGAMTATRAPEAGLYGVAIGADGTVWIGSANGNAVLAYGPATGRFVMHAVPAGSGPWWPAVGEDGSVWVALAGQPTGALARLQAPPAAAPALNRLR; encoded by the coding sequence ATGACGAATTGCTCCAGGTCTCCGACCGCACGACAAGGCCACCTGCCTGCGGGTCGCGCCGCCGCGCTCGTCCTCGGGCTGCTGTTCGTCCTGACGGCGCTGCTTCAGCCGGCTCGGCCCGCGCAGGCGCACGCGATCTTTGAATCGGCCACGCCCGCGCCGGGCGCCCGCCTCAGTGCCGCGCCGGCGCAGATCCGCATCGTCTTCAGCGAACCCCTGAACGCCGGCGAGAGCGGCATTGAGCTGCTCGCCTCGTCGGGTAGCCGCGTGCCAGCGCGCAGCGCCGGCGCGGACCCGGCCGACAACCGCGCCTACACGGTGATGCTGCCGCCGCTCGCTCCCGACGTGTACACCGTCGCCTGGCACACCGTCTCGCTGGTCGACGGTCACGAACGGCGCGGCGCCTACAGCTTCACCGTGCTTGAGCCGGATGGCGCCGCCCCGGCGGCGCAGCGGCCCGCGGCGGCACCGGGCGAGCCGCTGCAACTGCCGGGCGCCGCCAGCGCCGCCACGCACTGGCTCGCGCTGCTCGGGTACTTCCTGCTGGCGGGCACGGCGCTGTTCATGCTCATTGACGGCGCCTCGGCGGCGGCCACTTCGGAACGCCGCCGGACCATCATGCTCGGCGTCGGCTTGCTCTTGCTCGGTGGCGCGGGGGAACTGTTCGCGCAGTGGCTGCCGCACGGCAGCCTCAGCGGGGCCGGCGCCGTCGCAGGCAGCCGCAGCGGCGAATGGTGGTTGCTGCGCATGGCCGTGGCCCTGGCGCTGCTCCCGATCTGCGCCGGGCGCCCGCCGCGCCGGCTCACGCGCATCGCTCGCTGGCTGGCGGCCGGCGCTGTGCTCTCGATCGGCGCCGGGTTCGCCGCCACCAGCCACGGCGCCGCCTCCGCCGATCCGTGGTGGGGTGCGGCTTTCGACTTCGTACACCTGATCGCGGCTGCGATCTGGATCGGCGGCGCGATCGTGCTGGCACCGGCGCTACGCCGCGCCCACCGCGCCGGCGAACCCGGGCGGGTTGCTTGCCTGGTGAAGCGCTTTTCGCTGGCGGCAGGCGCCGCCGTGCCGGTCGTGCTGCTGAGCGGCCTGGCCAGCGCGGCGGTTGAGCTGCATGATCCGGGCGACCTGTTGCGAGGCGGCTACGGCCGAGCCCTGCTGATCAAGGTGCTGCTTGCCGGCGCCGTGCTCGCCCTCGCCGCGGCGAACGCCCTTGTGCTGCGACGCGCCTTCCTTGCGCGGACGGCCACGGGGCGGCTCTTCCCCCCCGGGGTGATCGCCGAGGGCAGCGCGGGCCTGCTCGTCCTGGTCGCGGCTGCCGCGATGACGCTATACGCGCCCTCTCGCGCGGTCGACGCAGCCCATGCAGCCGCCGGGCGCTTCGCCGCCGATCCGAATCCCGCCGCCAGCTTCACGGCGAACCTCCGGCTCGGCGGCCACCCGGCGACGCTCAGCCTCACGCCGGCCACGCTCGGCGCGAACGCGGCGCGTCTCGAGGTCGAGGGCGGCTCTGACGGCCGGGGTGCCACGCTGACCCTCACCTCTCCGTCGGGCCAGAGCTCGACGGCCTTCCTGCCCAGCACGGGAACCGAGCCCGGTGGGAACGCTATCTATCAAGGGCCGCTCAATTTGCGCGGCGTGGCGGGTGAGTGGCATGCCACGATCGCACTGCAACGGGGGAGCAACAGCGCGGCCGTGGCCGTCAGCATCGCCCCGGCGGCCACCGACCATGCCATCGCTGGGCCCGCTCCCAGCTGGCTGCTGGCGCTCGCGCTGCTCAGCGGCGCCGCCGCGCTGCTGGCGCTGACGCGGGCGCCGCTGACTCGGGCCGTGCGCGGCGGCGCCCTTGGGCTGTGCGGCGGCGTGTTGACGGCAGCGGTGGTCGTCAGCGCCGTCACGGCGATGCGTGCGCCGTCGGCCAGTCCCTCCGGGGCGTGGGGCCGGACGGCGCGGGTCCAGGCGACCATCCAGGCCGGCCTGCAGAGCTGGGCGATTCCCACGGCGCACGCCGGCCTGATGATACCCGCGGTCGGGCCGGACGGCGCCGTCTGGATCGGCGAGATGGACACGAACAAGCTGGCCCGCCTCGATCCGACCACCGGTGCGGTGCAAGAGTTCAGCTTCGGCGGCGTCTATCAGGGCACGATGGGCGTCGCCGTGGATGCGGGCAACCACGTCTGGCTGGCGCAGCAGTCGGCCGGCGTGCTCGGCCTGTTCGATCCGGCTACCGGCGCCTACCAGGCGTTCACGCCGCCGACCGCGCGCCCCGCGCCTTCGGGCATCGCGCTTGCGCCGGACGGCGCCGTCTGGCTCACGGAGATGACGGCCGATCAGATCGTGCGCTTCGATCCAGGGACACGCCTCTTCCGAGAGTTTCGCCTGCCGACCGCGGACGCCGCTCCCTACTGGCTCACCGTCGCGGCAGACGGCCGCGTCTGGTTCAGCGAGCTGTCTGGCCTGCGCATCGGTGTGCTCGATCCGGCAAGCGGCCGGGTGACGGAGTACACGACGCCGAACGCCGAACATCCCGTGGGCATCGCGGCCGGTGCGAACGGCCTCGTCTGGTTCGTCACGACCGAAGGCAGCGTCGTGCGCGTCGAACCGGCCAGCGGCGCGATGACCGCGACGCGGGCGCCGGAAGCCGGTCTGTACGGCGTCGCGATCGGCGCGGACGGCACGGTCTGGA
- the cmk gene encoding (d)CMP kinase, protein MAISGSIAAGRRDASSAIAIDGPVASGKSSVGSRVAGALGWPFVDTGTMYRAITWLALQRGIDPGDAERVSALAEAATMCVRPPAAGSAEYAIVIVDGEDATPMLRTPAVERAVSIVSAVPRVRRRMVALQRELAAEHPVVMAGRDIGTVVLPDARLKVFLDASAETRAGRRAAELARRGRPSAPAAVLAETLARDRLDSERADSPLAAAADAIVLHTDGLGEDDVVARVLELAQRSFGPQAQPAR, encoded by the coding sequence GTGGCGATCAGCGGATCGATCGCCGCGGGGAGGCGCGACGCGAGCAGTGCAATCGCCATCGACGGCCCGGTCGCCTCGGGTAAGAGCAGCGTGGGCAGCCGCGTAGCGGGCGCGCTGGGCTGGCCATTTGTCGATACCGGCACGATGTACCGTGCCATCACCTGGCTGGCGTTGCAGCGCGGTATCGATCCCGGGGATGCGGAACGGGTGAGTGCGCTGGCCGAGGCTGCGACGATGTGCGTGCGGCCGCCCGCAGCGGGCAGCGCCGAGTACGCGATCGTGATCGTGGACGGCGAAGACGCGACGCCTATGCTGCGCACGCCGGCGGTGGAACGGGCCGTCTCGATCGTCTCGGCCGTGCCGCGCGTGCGGCGGCGCATGGTTGCCCTGCAGCGCGAGCTGGCTGCCGAACATCCGGTGGTGATGGCCGGCCGCGACATCGGCACCGTGGTGCTGCCCGACGCTCGCTTGAAAGTCTTCTTGGACGCCTCCGCCGAGACCCGCGCCGGGCGCCGCGCCGCCGAGCTGGCGCGGCGCGGGCGGCCGTCCGCGCCCGCGGCGGTGCTCGCCGAAACGCTGGCGCGCGACCGGCTGGACAGCGAGCGGGCCGATTCGCCACTGGCGGCGGCCGCCGATGCGATCGTGCTGCACACAGATGGCCTCGGCGAAGACGATGTCGTGGCGCGCGTGCTGGAACTGGCGCAGCGCAGCTTCGGTCCGCAGGCGCAACCGGCGCGATGA
- a CDS encoding lysophospholipid acyltransferase family protein, with amino-acid sequence MSNRSDAAPRPLPARVVALFYWATTRLMAAVVWCFGRWRVRGREHVPRRGALLIVANHLNNADPPLIGATLRTRRIRFMAKIELFRGGVKGLPIRLFGAFPVRRFEADLAALRRAQELLKAGEAVAILPEGHRNRTGTGMQQAYPGAALIALRSGAPVLPVAITGTERIHGPGILLRRPRITVTIGEPFVLARADKIDRAAVEAGTRTIMRSIATLLPPDYRGAWSDEPAAQAEAPAPAPPARPPEARRGVD; translated from the coding sequence ATGAGCAACCGCAGCGACGCCGCACCGCGTCCCCTGCCTGCCCGGGTGGTGGCCCTGTTCTACTGGGCTACCACGCGGCTGATGGCGGCGGTGGTCTGGTGCTTCGGCCGCTGGCGCGTGCGCGGGCGCGAGCACGTTCCGCGACGCGGCGCGTTGCTGATCGTCGCCAACCACCTGAACAACGCGGATCCGCCGCTGATCGGCGCCACGCTGCGCACCCGGCGCATCCGCTTCATGGCCAAAATCGAGCTGTTCCGCGGCGGCGTGAAGGGGTTGCCGATCCGCCTGTTCGGAGCCTTTCCCGTGCGGCGCTTCGAGGCAGACCTGGCGGCGCTGCGCAGGGCGCAAGAGCTGCTGAAGGCGGGCGAAGCCGTGGCGATCCTGCCGGAGGGGCACCGCAACCGCACGGGCACCGGTATGCAGCAGGCGTATCCCGGCGCCGCACTGATCGCACTGCGCAGCGGCGCTCCCGTCCTGCCCGTGGCGATCACGGGCACGGAGCGGATTCACGGTCCTGGCATTCTGCTGCGCCGGCCGCGCATCACCGTCACGATCGGCGAACCGTTCGTGCTGGCGCGAGCTGACAAGATCGACCGCGCCGCTGTGGAAGCCGGCACGCGGACAATCATGCGCAGCATCGCCACGCTGCTGCCGCCGGATTACCGCGGCGCCTGGAGCGACGAACCTGCTGCTCAGGCGGAGGCGCCGGCACCAGCTCCACCGGCTCGGCCGCCGGAAGCTCGCCGCGGGGTAGACTAA
- a CDS encoding DUF512 domain-containing protein, protein MAGERLQLLEVDAAPVSAPRAHQGSGVGGLIDAVEPGSLAEEAGVRAGMRLLAVNGHALRDVVDYQFHAAEPRVELALDDGATLRRVVIEKHPDEAIGLAFDAATFDGTRICANKCFFCFLKGLPKGMRRTLYVKDDDYRLSFLHGNFVTLTNLGEADWRRLAEQRLSPLNVSVHATDTALRRAMLGYLAADDILDQIRRLGSFGIRCHTQIVLCPGVNDGAQLERSVHELAALYPVVQSVSVVPVGATMQYEERAAARGKDDLDACEPAFARELIAAVRPWQRAFRKATGAGIVYLADEYYLSAGVPVPGASLYDGFEQYENGIGMTRRLIDDCRRALRWLGRRGIAFRPLDVTLGCGTLIAPTLAYLAEEVGAATGLRFNVVPIENTLFGPRINVSGLLGAGDTIGALRAESLGELVFLPRTALDYFGRHQLDDGTPADIAHAIGRPVAFASLWSELLDQLLDFQERGAVAAPGPGRSTNGKFWAS, encoded by the coding sequence ATGGCAGGCGAACGATTGCAATTGCTTGAGGTGGACGCTGCCCCGGTCTCTGCGCCGCGCGCGCACCAGGGCAGCGGGGTGGGCGGCCTGATCGACGCCGTCGAGCCCGGCAGCCTGGCCGAAGAGGCCGGCGTCCGTGCCGGCATGCGCCTGCTGGCCGTCAACGGCCATGCCCTGCGTGACGTGGTCGATTATCAGTTCCACGCCGCGGAGCCGCGCGTCGAGCTGGCGCTGGACGACGGCGCAACGCTGCGCCGCGTCGTGATCGAGAAACATCCGGACGAGGCGATCGGCCTCGCCTTCGATGCCGCGACCTTCGATGGCACGCGCATCTGCGCCAACAAGTGCTTCTTCTGCTTCCTGAAGGGCTTGCCCAAGGGCATGCGCCGCACGTTGTACGTGAAGGACGATGACTACCGCCTCAGCTTCCTGCACGGCAACTTCGTCACGCTGACCAATCTGGGCGAGGCCGACTGGCGGCGGCTCGCCGAGCAGCGGCTCAGCCCGCTCAACGTCAGCGTGCACGCCACCGACACGGCGCTGCGCCGTGCAATGCTCGGCTACCTGGCGGCGGACGACATTCTCGACCAGATCCGCCGCCTGGGCTCGTTCGGCATCCGCTGCCACACGCAGATCGTGCTCTGTCCCGGCGTCAACGACGGCGCCCAGCTCGAACGCAGCGTGCACGAGCTGGCCGCGCTCTACCCGGTCGTGCAGTCCGTCTCCGTTGTGCCGGTGGGCGCGACGATGCAGTACGAAGAGCGCGCCGCCGCACGGGGCAAAGACGATCTTGACGCCTGCGAGCCCGCGTTCGCGCGCGAGTTGATCGCCGCTGTGCGGCCGTGGCAGCGCGCCTTCCGTAAGGCGACGGGCGCGGGCATCGTCTACCTCGCGGACGAGTATTACCTGAGCGCGGGCGTGCCCGTGCCCGGCGCGTCGCTCTACGACGGCTTCGAACAGTACGAGAACGGCATCGGCATGACGCGCCGGCTGATCGACGACTGCCGGCGGGCGCTGCGCTGGCTGGGGCGGCGCGGCATCGCCTTCCGGCCGCTCGACGTAACGCTGGGCTGCGGCACGCTGATCGCGCCGACGCTGGCGTACCTGGCCGAGGAAGTGGGCGCGGCCACGGGCCTGCGTTTCAACGTCGTGCCGATCGAGAATACGCTGTTCGGCCCGCGCATCAACGTCTCCGGCCTGCTGGGCGCGGGCGACACGATCGGGGCACTGCGCGCCGAGTCGCTCGGCGAGCTGGTCTTTCTGCCGCGCACCGCGCTCGACTACTTCGGCCGTCACCAACTGGATGACGGCACGCCTGCGGACATTGCCCACGCCATCGGACGTCCGGTCGCCTTCGCCTCGCTGTGGAGCGAATTGCTCGACCAGCTGCTCGACTTCCAGGAGCGCGGCGCCGTGGCGGCGCCGGGGCCGGGCCGCTCAACAAACGGCAAGTTCTGGGCGTCATGA